Proteins from one Ramlibacter sp. PS4R-6 genomic window:
- a CDS encoding autotransporter assembly complex protein TamA — translation MRLACFLFLVAFFAAAHAQEAQGPSFTIDVRAPRELKRLLERDMELRRYREVADLDDAELARLVSSAERNARELVATQGYFDPKIVVRREGAGTGKPVIVVEVEPGRLTHAADTKIEFEGAIAESADKENLAQRDEIERGWRLPRGHAFTQEDWDDAKTHALRQMIQRRYPAGRISYSLADVDAATATANLGLRLDSGPLFRLGAMQVTGMRRYDPVLVPRLARLAPGTVYDQDEIVQAQLRLTGSGYFDTAFIYVDPQGDPKAAPVEVTVREAELHRIVFGPGVSTDSGARLSLEYRNNRVPGIGWQAVAKAQLERKAPFIEAEMKAIPRESGWRWGVLARAERTDDGTLLTHAQRYRVGQTWAGGHIERNVYVQYERATVQASPGVSTASIPDNGDGEAVSVNYVWTGRYFDRMPYPTRGYGLATELGGGITLNGSKSPFSRTVVRWLGIRPLPDGRLQLRAEAGAVIAKPDARVPSTQMFRTGGDTTVRGYGYREIGVDRNGIVAPGRYEAVASIEWQKPIRRAGVETNFEGVTFVDTGAVADRVHNLRPVYGAGVGVRYKSPLGPLEGALAYGFKPKKLRLHFSIGMTF, via the coding sequence ATGCGTCTTGCCTGCTTCCTCTTCCTTGTTGCTTTCTTCGCGGCGGCACACGCGCAGGAGGCGCAAGGCCCGTCCTTCACCATCGACGTGCGCGCGCCGCGCGAGCTCAAGCGCCTGCTGGAGCGCGACATGGAGCTGCGCCGCTACCGCGAGGTGGCCGACCTGGACGACGCCGAACTCGCGCGCCTGGTCTCATCCGCCGAACGCAACGCGCGTGAGCTGGTGGCGACCCAGGGCTACTTCGACCCGAAGATCGTCGTGCGCCGCGAAGGCGCGGGCACCGGCAAGCCCGTGATCGTGGTGGAGGTGGAGCCCGGCCGCCTGACGCACGCGGCCGACACGAAGATCGAATTCGAAGGCGCCATCGCCGAATCCGCCGACAAGGAAAACCTGGCGCAGCGCGACGAGATCGAGCGCGGCTGGCGCCTGCCGCGCGGCCACGCGTTCACGCAGGAAGACTGGGACGATGCCAAGACGCACGCGCTGCGGCAGATGATCCAGCGCCGCTACCCGGCGGGGCGCATCAGCTACAGCCTGGCCGACGTGGACGCCGCAACGGCCACCGCGAACCTCGGCCTGCGGCTGGACTCGGGCCCCTTGTTCCGCCTCGGCGCGATGCAGGTCACCGGCATGCGCCGCTACGACCCCGTGCTCGTCCCGCGCCTGGCCCGCCTGGCGCCCGGCACCGTCTACGACCAGGACGAGATCGTGCAGGCGCAACTGCGCCTGACGGGCAGCGGCTACTTCGACACGGCGTTCATCTATGTCGACCCCCAAGGCGACCCCAAGGCCGCACCGGTGGAAGTGACGGTGCGCGAGGCCGAACTGCACCGCATCGTGTTCGGCCCCGGCGTGTCCACCGACAGCGGCGCGCGGCTGTCGCTGGAATACCGCAACAACCGCGTGCCCGGCATCGGCTGGCAGGCGGTGGCCAAGGCGCAGCTGGAGCGCAAGGCGCCCTTCATCGAAGCCGAAATGAAAGCCATCCCGCGCGAGAGCGGCTGGCGCTGGGGCGTGCTGGCGCGCGCCGAGCGCACCGACGACGGCACGCTGCTGACGCACGCGCAGCGCTACCGCGTGGGCCAGACCTGGGCCGGCGGCCACATCGAGCGCAACGTGTACGTGCAGTACGAACGCGCGACGGTGCAGGCGTCGCCCGGCGTGTCGACGGCGTCCATCCCCGACAACGGCGACGGCGAAGCGGTGAGCGTCAACTACGTGTGGACCGGCCGCTACTTCGACCGCATGCCTTACCCCACGCGCGGCTACGGCCTGGCGACGGAACTGGGCGGCGGCATCACGCTGAACGGCAGCAAGAGCCCGTTCTCGCGCACGGTGGTGCGCTGGCTGGGCATCCGCCCCTTGCCGGATGGCCGCCTGCAACTGCGCGCGGAAGCGGGCGCGGTGATCGCGAAGCCCGACGCGCGCGTGCCGTCCACGCAGATGTTCCGCACCGGCGGCGACACGACGGTGCGCGGCTACGGCTACCGCGAGATCGGCGTGGACCGCAACGGCATCGTCGCGCCGGGCCGCTACGAAGCGGTGGCCAGCATCGAATGGCAAAAGCCGATCCGCCGCGCCGGCGTGGAGACGAATTTCGAAGGCGTGACGTTCGTGGACACCGGCGCGGTGGCCGACCGCGTGCACAACCTGCGGCCCGTGTACGGCGCGGGCGTGGGCGTTCGCTACAAGAGCCCGCTGGGGCCGCTGGAGGGCGCGTTGGCGTACGGCTTCAAGCCGAAGAAGTTGCGCCTGCACTTCAGCATCGGGATGACCTTCTGA
- a CDS encoding YajQ family cyclic di-GMP-binding protein: MPSFDTVCEPNMVEVRNAVDNTAKEIATRFDFKGTAAGIELADKEVTLFGDADFQLNQVFDILVAKMVKRGVDVRFLDKGDVQKMGGDKVKQVLKVRTGIESDLAKKIQKLVKDSKLKVQAQIQGDAVRIQGAKRDELQSAIALIRKEVTDVPLTFNNFRD; the protein is encoded by the coding sequence ATGCCGTCATTCGACACCGTCTGCGAACCCAACATGGTCGAGGTCCGCAATGCCGTGGACAACACCGCCAAGGAGATCGCCACGCGCTTCGACTTCAAGGGCACCGCGGCGGGCATCGAACTGGCCGACAAGGAGGTCACCCTCTTCGGCGACGCCGACTTCCAGCTGAACCAGGTCTTCGACATCCTGGTGGCCAAGATGGTCAAGCGCGGCGTGGACGTGCGCTTCCTCGACAAGGGCGACGTGCAGAAGATGGGCGGCGACAAGGTCAAGCAGGTGCTGAAGGTGCGCACCGGCATCGAGAGCGACCTGGCCAAGAAGATCCAGAAGCTCGTGAAGGACAGCAAGCTGAAGGTGCAGGCGCAGATCCAGGGCGACGCGGTCCGCATCCAGGGCGCCAAGCGCGACGAGCTTCAGTCGGCCATCGCGCTGATCCGCAAGGAGGTGACGGACGTGCCGCTCACCTTCAACAACTTCCGCGACTGA
- a CDS encoding retropepsin-like aspartic protease family protein encodes MKRLACVLLAAFAAGAFAQAVALQGTMGTKALLIVDGSSPTLVAPGETFRGVKVLSTTRETATVEADGQRFTLRVGDSQASVGAGGVAQGAGSRIVLSVGSGGHFVTPGLINGQQVRFMVDTGATSIGMSETEAKRLGIAYQQGQMIQGRTANGPVTMWTVKLATVRIGDVEVRDIDASVVPANMPYILLGNSFLSRFSMRKEADTMVLERRY; translated from the coding sequence ATGAAGCGCCTCGCCTGCGTCCTTCTCGCGGCTTTCGCGGCCGGCGCGTTTGCGCAGGCCGTGGCGCTGCAGGGCACGATGGGCACCAAGGCGCTGCTGATCGTCGACGGCTCCTCGCCGACACTGGTTGCGCCCGGCGAAACGTTCCGGGGCGTCAAGGTGCTGTCGACCACCCGCGAAACGGCGACCGTCGAGGCCGACGGCCAGCGCTTCACGCTGCGCGTGGGCGATTCGCAGGCCAGCGTGGGCGCGGGCGGCGTGGCGCAAGGCGCCGGCAGCCGCATCGTGCTGTCCGTCGGCAGCGGCGGCCACTTCGTCACGCCGGGCCTCATCAACGGCCAGCAGGTGCGCTTCATGGTCGACACCGGCGCCACGTCCATCGGCATGAGCGAGACCGAGGCCAAGCGCCTGGGCATCGCCTACCAGCAAGGGCAGATGATCCAGGGCCGCACCGCCAACGGGCCGGTGACGATGTGGACCGTCAAGCTCGCCACCGTGCGCATCGGCGACGTGGAGGTGCGCGACATCGACGCGTCCGTGGTCCCCGCCAACATGCCTTACATCCTGCTGGGCAACAGCTTCCTGTCGCGCTTCTCGATGCGCAAGGAAGCCGACACCATGGTGCTGGAGCGGCGCTACTGA
- the murB gene encoding UDP-N-acetylmuramate dehydrogenase — protein sequence MIVEPNVSLAAHNSFGIVAKARALVRVRSEDDVRAVLREPKLHDEPKFVLGGGSNIVLTGDVKPLVLKVEVAGKRVLSDTARGTVIEAGAGENWHEFVTWTLEQGFPGLENLALIPGTVGATPVQNVGAYGVELQDRFESLDAIDLHTGQVFTLDAGQCAFRYRDSVFKHYAAKEGDFGLAGRALVLRVRYLLPKPWKPVLDYLDLQRKIKETGIAEPTPKQIYDWVCQIRSGKLPDPKVIGNAGSFFKNPTVTPEQCQDIIAREPNIVHYPMPDGTVKLAAGWLIDACGWKGKSVGNAGVYEKQALVLVNRGGATGGEVVTLARAIQTSVYERFGIRLEPEPVVV from the coding sequence ATGATCGTGGAGCCCAACGTTTCGCTGGCGGCGCACAACAGCTTCGGCATCGTCGCCAAGGCGCGGGCGCTGGTGCGCGTGCGTTCCGAGGACGACGTGCGCGCCGTGCTGCGCGAACCGAAGCTGCACGACGAGCCCAAGTTCGTGCTGGGCGGTGGCAGCAACATCGTGCTCACCGGCGACGTCAAGCCGCTGGTTCTCAAGGTCGAGGTGGCCGGCAAGCGCGTGCTGTCGGACACCGCGCGCGGCACGGTGATCGAGGCGGGCGCCGGCGAGAACTGGCACGAGTTCGTGACGTGGACGCTCGAGCAGGGCTTTCCCGGCCTGGAGAACCTGGCGCTGATCCCCGGCACCGTGGGCGCCACGCCCGTGCAGAACGTGGGCGCCTACGGCGTCGAGCTGCAGGACCGCTTCGAGTCGCTCGACGCGATCGACCTGCACACGGGCCAGGTCTTCACGCTGGATGCGGGGCAGTGCGCCTTCCGCTACCGGGACTCGGTGTTCAAGCACTACGCGGCGAAGGAGGGCGACTTCGGCCTGGCCGGCCGCGCGCTCGTCCTGCGGGTGCGCTACCTGCTGCCCAAGCCGTGGAAGCCGGTGCTCGACTACCTGGACCTGCAGCGCAAGATCAAGGAGACGGGCATCGCCGAGCCCACGCCGAAGCAGATCTACGACTGGGTGTGCCAGATCCGCTCGGGCAAGCTGCCCGACCCCAAGGTGATCGGCAACGCCGGCAGCTTCTTCAAGAACCCGACGGTCACGCCCGAGCAGTGCCAGGACATCATCGCGCGCGAGCCGAACATCGTGCACTACCCCATGCCCGACGGCACCGTGAAACTGGCGGCCGGCTGGCTGATCGACGCCTGCGGCTGGAAGGGCAAGTCGGTGGGCAACGCGGGCGTGTACGAGAAGCAGGCGCTGGTGCTGGTCAACCGCGGCGGCGCCACCGGCGGCGAGGTGGTGACGCTGGCGCGGGCCATCCAGACCAGCGTGTACGAGCGCTTCGGCATCCGGCTGGAGCCGGAGCCGGTCGTTGTCTAG
- a CDS encoding MFS transporter — MPETVVAATAAQESQSALAPLRLPVFRMLWFTWLAANTTMWMNDVASAWLMTSIAPSPLWVALVQSASTLPVFLLGLPSGAFADILDRRRYFMATQFWVAGVSIVTAALVLTGTMNAPLLLALTFLNGIGLAMRWPVFAAIVPELVPRGQLPSALALNGVAMNSSRIIGPLLAGALIAGAGSGWVFLLNALLSIVAGFVIMRWRREHRESPLGRERLSSAIRVGVQYVWQSGRIRAILLRIALFFLHSTALLALLPLIARSLPGGAAGTFTILLAAMGAGAITSALSMQRVRRVMQLQAIVFAGTALQAAAAIVVAFAPSIYVAVPGMFVAGGAWLAVANSLTVATQMALPDWVRARGMSIYQMALMGSTAAGAALWGQVATWTNIHDAVLIAALSSTVLMFAAQRLVIDRGIEEDLSPSDAIKAPHAEAPPRTGRILVQIEYRIDPARTEEFLQVMQESRRSRMSQGALDWQVVRDLYDPARIVEHIVDESWTEHLRRFDRVTQSDVALRDRKLSFHVGDAPPVVTRYLIER, encoded by the coding sequence ATGCCCGAAACCGTCGTGGCCGCGACGGCCGCACAGGAATCGCAATCCGCCCTCGCGCCGCTGCGCCTGCCGGTGTTCCGCATGCTGTGGTTCACCTGGCTTGCCGCCAACACCACGATGTGGATGAACGACGTGGCGTCGGCGTGGCTGATGACGTCGATCGCGCCCTCGCCGCTGTGGGTGGCGCTGGTGCAATCGGCGTCCACCCTGCCCGTGTTCCTGCTGGGGCTGCCCAGCGGCGCCTTCGCCGACATCCTCGACCGCCGCCGCTACTTCATGGCCACGCAGTTCTGGGTGGCGGGCGTGTCCATCGTCACCGCGGCGCTGGTGCTCACCGGCACGATGAACGCGCCGCTGCTGCTGGCCCTCACCTTCCTCAACGGCATCGGCCTGGCCATGCGCTGGCCGGTGTTCGCCGCCATCGTGCCCGAGCTCGTGCCGCGCGGGCAGCTGCCGTCGGCGCTGGCGCTCAACGGCGTGGCGATGAACTCGTCGCGGATCATCGGCCCGCTGCTGGCCGGTGCGCTGATCGCGGGCGCGGGCAGCGGCTGGGTCTTCCTGCTCAACGCGCTGCTGTCGATCGTCGCGGGCTTCGTCATCATGCGCTGGCGGCGCGAGCACCGCGAAAGCCCGCTGGGGCGCGAGCGCCTGTCCAGCGCCATCCGCGTCGGCGTGCAGTACGTGTGGCAGTCGGGCCGCATCCGCGCCATCCTGCTGCGCATCGCCCTGTTCTTCCTGCACTCAACGGCGCTGCTCGCGCTGCTGCCGCTGATCGCGCGCAGCCTGCCCGGCGGCGCGGCGGGCACCTTCACCATCCTGTTGGCCGCCATGGGCGCGGGGGCGATCACCAGCGCGCTGTCGATGCAGCGCGTGCGGCGCGTGATGCAATTGCAGGCCATCGTCTTCGCCGGCACGGCGCTGCAGGCCGCCGCGGCGATCGTCGTGGCCTTCGCGCCGAGCATCTACGTCGCCGTCCCGGGCATGTTCGTCGCCGGGGGCGCGTGGCTGGCGGTGGCCAACTCGCTGACGGTCGCTACGCAGATGGCGTTGCCCGACTGGGTGCGCGCGCGCGGCATGTCCATCTACCAGATGGCGTTGATGGGCTCGACCGCCGCCGGCGCCGCCTTGTGGGGCCAGGTGGCGACGTGGACCAACATCCACGACGCGGTGCTCATCGCTGCCCTGTCGAGCACGGTGCTGATGTTCGCCGCGCAGCGCCTGGTGATCGACCGCGGCATCGAGGAGGACCTCTCGCCCTCGGACGCCATCAAGGCGCCGCACGCCGAGGCGCCGCCGCGCACGGGCCGGATCCTGGTGCAGATCGAATACCGCATCGACCCGGCGCGCACCGAGGAATTCCTGCAGGTGATGCAGGAAAGCCGCCGCAGCCGCATGAGCCAGGGCGCGCTGGACTGGCAGGTGGTGCGCGACCTGTACGACCCCGCGCGCATCGTCGAGCACATCGTCGACGAATCGTGGACCGAGCACCTGCGCCGCTTCGACCGCGTGACGCAGTCCGACGTGGCGCTGCGCGACCGCAAGCTGTCCTTCCACGTCGGCGACGCGCCACCGGTGGTGACGCGGTACCTGATCGAGAGGTAG